One genomic region from Anopheles bellator chromosome 2, idAnoBellAS_SP24_06.2, whole genome shotgun sequence encodes:
- the LOC131207261 gene encoding mucin-2-like produces the protein MMLQRLVPCLALLQSATAGYLAVPLQSPAGVTFVNSQQHAGLLAGPVRLTTAPAAIVDARSAAVSVAQQAPAPQFYSYNVQQPVFGRASYTPSSVQYHSYGSPSVRVFDPKSFVYTSGVPTTTHTVQQQVPVTVTTQYHHDPHQVPTVYQVPAPKPVPTPVPVPTPVPVHVPVHVPVHVPVPVPVAPTYTKTVTTGPTYITPPPPPPPEVKHVPVVRSRKFKVRRPAIQNQFYDIEERVIIRPVGSALVELEQPISQTETRTRTTTKTTFAEKPPIYVSVPAPAPVDHSVVEHGEEELYKTRIGRPQVVTQTTTVYTERPSVTRKDGYDRIQDERTFQTQKSAASTAKSSDAEFIDAPGSAVPQEPRPIFTQGHTIYHQGHQTPAYLHPFAHPHLAPHPYVYHPGNAGHLLHHVAYVDPQPHTALLAAHPAAHPGVFHVPSSTTPLYPVVTPARDCDEQGPPKAPHYLPPTVTPVAPITPSQPPVGTTTPYPPVSSTPGTFADDGDDYDDSIVVNARGGTHNHTEYATTDSDSDYDTATIASTVAAPPANRYHDKYRGEQQSSSQQSSSQSQGTIEISYATRTTPASDIVAFDPSTSSSGGFDLGPLYSTPRGFSFPSTTPRTTATTFSSSSNSGSITASSTAASQRSVTVISSTTPLTLSARFSEGSASSSTSHQATASSQSLVVGQGLTREQIHANQEQFIRLLSERDSIAQVGYGGPKADTTGSLLDAYVRSRVLSATPAPHDAKETSRTVNIRRIIVSRPVETEQEVEVREQAYATTLAPPSTDYEHKRDVSEVSTGTARSDDGQLGPRVPVYVDAKPPAFVNESDQQ, from the exons ATGATGCTCCAAAGGCTGGTACCCTGCCTGGCGCTGCTACAGTCAGCCACGGCGGGCTACCTGGCAGTGCCCCTGCAATCTCCGGCAGGCGTAACATTCGTCAACAGTCAACAGCATGCCGGTCTGTTGGCAGGACCCGTGCGGTTgacgacggcaccggcggccatcgttgATGCTCGCTCGGCCGCCGTATCCGTGGCGCAGCAGGCTCCAGCGCCCCAGTTCTACTCCTACAACGTCCAGCAGCCCGTCTTTGGCAGGGCGAGCTACACGCCGTCCTCGGTGCAGTACCACTCCTACGGCAGTCCGTCGGTGCGAGTGTTCGATCCGAAGTCGTTCGTCTACACCAGCGGTGTCCCCACGACGACGCACACcgtccagcagcaggtccCAGTGACGGTGACCACCCAGTATCACCACGACCCCCATCAGGTTCCCACGGTGTACCAAGTTCCCGCGCCGAAGCCCGTACcaactccggttccggtgccaacGCCGGTTCCCGTGCACGTCCCGGTCCACGTACCCGTCCACGTCCCAGTTCCGGTGCCCGTCGCTCCAACCTACACCAAAACGGTCACAACCGGGCCAACGTACattacgccaccaccacctccgccgcccGAGGTGAAACACGTCCCGGTGGTGCGATCGCGCAAGTTCAAGgtacgccggccggccattcaGAATCAGTTCTACGACATCGAGGAACGGGTCATCATTCGCCCGGTCGGTTCGGCGCTGGTCGAACTGGAGCAACCGATCTCGCAGACCGAAACCCGGACGCGAACCACCACGAAGACCACGTTCGCCGAGAAGCCCCCGATCTACGTCTCGGTTCCGGCGCCAGCCCCGGTCGACCACTCGGTGGTGGAGCACGGCGAAGAAGAGCTGTACAAAACGCGCATCGGACGGCCGCAGGTGGTGACGCAGACGACCACGGTCTACACGGAGCGTCCGTCGGTCACGCGCAAGGATGGGTACGATCGGATCCAGGACGAGCGGACATTCCAGACGCAGAAGTCGGCCGCCAGCACGGCCAAGAGCTCCGACGCGGAGTTTATCGATGCGCCGGGAAGTGCGGTTCCACAGGAACCGCGGCCTATCTTCACGCAGGGACACACCATCTACCACCAAGGACACCAGACACCGGCGTACCTCCATCCGTTCGCTCACCCGCACCTTGCGCCACACCCGTACGTGTACCACCCGGGGAACGCAGGACATCTGCTGCACCACGTGGCCTACGTTGATCCGCAGCCCCACACGGCACTGCTGGCCGCACATCCTGCCGCTCACCCTGGGGTCTTCCACGTACCCTCCTCGACGACTCCTCTGTATCCGGTGGTAACTCCTGCCCGTGATTGTGATGAGCAGGGTCCACCGAAGGCACCACACTATCTGCCGCCCACCGTGACCCCCGTAGCCCCCATCACGCCTTCTCAGCCCCCTGTCGGCACTACCACACCCTATCCGCCCGTATCGTCGACGCCCGGAACTTTCGCGGACGATGGAGACGACTACGATGATTCGATCGTGGTGAATGCCCGCGGCGGTACCCATAACCACACCGAGTACGCGACGACGGATTCGGACTCGGATTATGATACGGCCACGATCGCCAGCACGGTGGCCGCTCCGCCCGCGAACCGCTACCACGACAAGTACCGCGGTGAGCAGCAGAGCTCCTCCCAACAGAGCTCCTCGCAGAGCCAGGGCACGATCGAGATCAGCTACGCCACGCGCACTACTCCCGCCAGTGACATCGTCGCGTTCGATCCATCCACCTCGTCGTCCGGTGGCTTCGATCTAGGACCCTTGTACTCCACGCCGCGGGGATTCTCCTTCCCATCGACCACTCCCCGCACGACCGCGACCACTTT cagcagcagcagcaacagcggcagcatTACCGCCTCGAGCACGGCCGCTTCGCAGCGATCGGTTACCGTCATCTCGTCGACCACACCGCTCACGTTGTCCGCGCGGTTCAGCGAGGGCTCGGCCAGCTCGTCCACGTCCCACCAGGCCACCGCCAGCTCCCAGTCGCTCGTCGTTGGCCAGGGTCTAACGCGCGAACAGATCCACGCCAACCAGGAGCAGTTCATCCGGCTGCTGTCGGAACGGGACTCGATCGCCCAGGTCGGGTACGGAGGACCGAAGGCGGACACGACCGGCTCGCTGCTCGATGCGTACGTACGCAGTCGCGTGCTGTCGGCTACGCCAGCACCTCACGACGCCAAGGAAACGTCGCGCACCGTCAACATCCGGCGCATCATCGTGTCCCGGCCCGTCGAAACGGAGCAGGAGGTGGAGGTGCGGGAACAGGCGTACGCTACGACGCTGGCGCCCCCGAGCACGGACTACGAGCACAAGCGGGACGTGAGCGAGGTCAGCACGGGGACCGCCCGGAGTGACGACGGCCAGCTAGGACCACGGGTACCGGTCTACGTCGACGCCAAACCACCGGCCTTCGTCAACGAGTCGGATCAGCAGTAG
- the LOC131210324 gene encoding glutathione peroxidase-like, translating into MQSTPEKAKSIFEFTTTDLNGNETSLERFQGTVCLIVNFSTKDATFDKVLALLTPLYRKYHNDSRKDLNILFFPCFQFGAKESPAEIVARFEGAGDQPIGEIFTEIEVNGSKAPGLYRYLKAKKPGNCGGFVNSNFTIFLTDRNGVPVERLNAGIHPYMLEDLVEALLH; encoded by the exons ATGCAATCTACACCGGAAAAGGCGAAATCAATCTTCgaattcaccaccaccgatctGAACGGCAACGAGACCTCGCTCGAGCGCTTCCAGGGCACGGTCTGCCTGATCGTGAACTTCTCCACCAAGGATGCCACGTTCGACAAGGTGTTGGCTCTTCTCACGCCACTGTACCGAAAGTATCACAACGATTCTCGAAAAG ACCTAAACATCCTCTTCTTCCCATGCTTCCAGTTCGGGGCCAAAGAGTCGCCGGCCGAGATTGTGGCGCGATTCGAAGGCGCCGGCGACCAACCGATCGGTGAGATCTTCACCGAGATTGAG GTAAACGGCTCGAAGGCACCCGGACTGTACAGGTATCTGAAGGCGAAAAAGCCGGGCAATTGTGGTGGGTTCGTGAACAGTAACTTCACCATCTTTCTCACCGATCGCAATGGCGTGCCGGTCGAAAGGTTAAATGCTGGAATTCATCCTTACATGCTCGAGGATTTGGTTGAGGCTTTGCTGCACTGA
- the LOC131210323 gene encoding uncharacterized protein LOC131210323 isoform X1: MKNLSLFCALGKVLARNQLCLVPRVSNHYGTNRYYGQSSAVPSDGTTMEDYKNAKSVYDFTVKDSQGESVSLDKYRGKVLLIVNIASKCGLTKGNYAELTELSEKYADKDFKVLSFPCDQFGGQMPEQDGEEMVCHLRSAKANVGDVFAKIKVNGDDAEPLYKYLKHKQGGILGDSIKWNFSKFLINKDGQPVDRYAPTTSPKSIVKDIDKLLG; encoded by the exons ATGAAGAACTTATCTCTTTTCTGTGCActcggtaaagttttggccagAAATCAGCTCTGTTTAGTCCCGCGAGTTTCGAACCAC TACGGCACCAATCGATACTACGGCCAGTCTAGCGCGGTACCCAGCGACGGAACAACGATGGAGGACTACAAGAACGCAAAATCGGTTTACGATTTTACGGTGAAAGATTCGCAAGGGGAATCGGTTAGCCTGGACAAGTACCGCGGGAAGGTGCTGCTCATCGTCAACATTGCCTCCAAGTGCGGGCTCACCAAGGGCAACTATGCTGAGCTGACCGAGCTGTCGGAAAAGTACGCCGATAAGG ACTTCAAAGTACTGTCCTTCCCGTGCGATCAGTTCGGTGGCCAGATGCCGGAACAGGATGGGGAGGAGATGGTGTGCCACCTGCGTTCGGCGAAGGCAAATGTTGGAGACGTGTTTGCCAAG ATCAAGGTGAATGGTGATGACGCAGAGCCGCTGTACAAGTACCTGAAGCACAAGCAGGGCGGCATTCTGGGTGACTCTATCAAGTGGAACTTTTCCAAATTTCTGATCAACAAGGATGGCCAGCCGGTGGACCGTTACGCACCGACTACGTCGCCGAAGAGTATCGTGAAGGACATTGACAAATTGCTGGGCTAA
- the LOC131210323 gene encoding uncharacterized protein LOC131210323 isoform X3, whose translation MLSVKSALLTVVGVIIAYGTNRYYGQSSAVPSDGTTMEDYKNAKSVYDFTVKDSQGESVSLDKYRGKVLLIVNIASKCGLTKGNYAELTELSEKYADKDFKVLSFPCDQFGGQMPEQDGEEMVCHLRSAKANVGDVFAKIKVNGDDAEPLYKYLKHKQGGILGDSIKWNFSKFLINKDGQPVDRYAPTTSPKSIVKDIDKLLG comes from the exons ATGTTGTCGGTGAAAAGTGCATTACTGACCGTGGTCGGTGTCATAATAGCT TACGGCACCAATCGATACTACGGCCAGTCTAGCGCGGTACCCAGCGACGGAACAACGATGGAGGACTACAAGAACGCAAAATCGGTTTACGATTTTACGGTGAAAGATTCGCAAGGGGAATCGGTTAGCCTGGACAAGTACCGCGGGAAGGTGCTGCTCATCGTCAACATTGCCTCCAAGTGCGGGCTCACCAAGGGCAACTATGCTGAGCTGACCGAGCTGTCGGAAAAGTACGCCGATAAGG ACTTCAAAGTACTGTCCTTCCCGTGCGATCAGTTCGGTGGCCAGATGCCGGAACAGGATGGGGAGGAGATGGTGTGCCACCTGCGTTCGGCGAAGGCAAATGTTGGAGACGTGTTTGCCAAG ATCAAGGTGAATGGTGATGACGCAGAGCCGCTGTACAAGTACCTGAAGCACAAGCAGGGCGGCATTCTGGGTGACTCTATCAAGTGGAACTTTTCCAAATTTCTGATCAACAAGGATGGCCAGCCGGTGGACCGTTACGCACCGACTACGTCGCCGAAGAGTATCGTGAAGGACATTGACAAATTGCTGGGCTAA
- the LOC131210323 gene encoding uncharacterized protein LOC131210323 isoform X2 — protein sequence MKNLSLFCALGKVLARNQLCLVPRVSNHYGTNRYYGQSSAVPSDGTTMEDYKNAKSVYDFTVKDSQGESVSLDKYRGKVLLIVNIASKCGLTKGNYAELTELSEKYADKDFKVLSFPCDQFGGQMPEQDGEEMVCHLRSAKANVGDVFAKIEVNGDGADPLYKYLKHKQGSILGDAIKWNFSKFLVNKDGQPVDRYAPTTSPNSILKDIEKLLG from the exons ATGAAGAACTTATCTCTTTTCTGTGCActcggtaaagttttggccagAAATCAGCTCTGTTTAGTCCCGCGAGTTTCGAACCAC TACGGCACCAATCGATACTACGGCCAGTCTAGCGCGGTACCCAGCGACGGAACAACGATGGAGGACTACAAGAACGCAAAATCGGTTTACGATTTTACGGTGAAAGATTCGCAAGGGGAATCGGTTAGCCTGGACAAGTACCGCGGGAAGGTGCTGCTCATCGTCAACATTGCCTCCAAGTGCGGGCTCACCAAGGGCAACTATGCTGAGCTGACCGAGCTGTCGGAAAAGTACGCCGATAAGG ACTTCAAAGTACTGTCCTTCCCGTGCGATCAGTTCGGTGGCCAGATGCCGGAACAGGATGGGGAGGAGATGGTGTGCCACCTGCGTTCGGCGAAGGCAAATGTTGGAGACGTGTTTGCCAAG ATCGAAGTCAATGGGGATGGTGCCGATCCGCTCTACAAGTATCTCAAGCATAAGCAGGGCAGCATACTGGGCGATGCGATCAAGTGGAACTTCTCCAAGTTCCTGGTCAACAAGGACGGGCAACCGGTGGACCGGTATGCGCCGACTACGTCGCCGAACAGTATCCTTAAGGATATTGAAAAGTTGCTGGGCTAA
- the LOC131210322 gene encoding uncharacterized protein LOC131210322 gives MWSKLFLATLLLGLTLADKQNATESSAAVAASAAKEKRQTEHETRSIPLSVIGGRRQQPQHQPQEYYQSEEAAAQYAQYAQATAGQPTYKASAAGHKASQEQPQYQELPPEYISLLHQLAEHQPKGAAAKQGKAVAHQQHQHQQQQQQQYEHPSHAQQPNQNHIQYITEEEYAQLVKQAQQLPSPAGPQSYHPHYHHQHHQPQQPQGLQAYGRAPAHVPGTLPKAPASPHKYRPAIQLLETSEDQPGPYGAADGEQYRIQYKSIQQSGTVTPVPKPVSSFSFEKELAKLVESNRPLPYRQLAHPHHEAQHDAQRYGPTPSPQSHEYTYVQAGGPAHDHGGAPQQPLKHAKAQYVASFAQGHPGLAGPKISPAHLQVGPQKFSDIPAQKYQFIGNPEAHHHPQHHHQAPAHQGQQYFAEVSPKQHPGTPSPKIQYYVPKEKNVQVYYQQQQQQQQQQQQHHQHQQQLKEQQTLEEHSPQHPMKIVEAPQLQHEKPQKTVQSVHRPRPAEQQQVQHRYAPREKQQDQPSPVSSDPHAPSRSTIYVSQSTGVNQATAAATPAPAAHYGEKHHKVPPKIDRPLTPEEFQALVDAGYSVVPVPVPVPVPISQYQAQQAALAAGGHPGQRGGPHPTPSSGGRQVAQASRYHLHQLAAAENNPNQVVTYLRPLHLDPFSAGVRGPHKAAP, from the exons caACGCTCCTGCTAGGACTGACGTTGGCGGACAAGCAGAACGCGACGGAGTCGTCGGCAGCGGTAGCCGCTAGCGCCGCGAAGGAGAAACGTCAGACGGAACACGAGACGCGATCGATTCCACTGTCGGTAATTGGTGGCCGTCGCCAGCAGCCACAGCACCAGCCACAGGAGTACTATCAGAGCGAGGAAGCGGCCGCTCAGTACGCTCAGTACGCGCAGGCGACCGCAGGTCAGCCCACCTACAAGGCGTCCGCGGCCGGGCACAAAGCCTCCCAGGAGCAGCCGCAGTACCAGGAG CTTCCCCCCGAGTACATCAGTCTGCTTCACCAGTTGGCGGAACATCAGCCCAAGGGAGCTGCCGCGAAGCAGGGCAAGGCAGtggcgcaccagcagcaccagcaccagcaacagcagcagcagcagtatgaACATCCGAGTCACGCGCAGCAGCCAAACCAGAACCATATCCAGTACATCACCGAGGAGGAGTACGCGCAGTTGGTGAAGCAAGCCCAGCAGCTTCCGAGCCCGGCTGGACCGCAGTCCTACCATCCGCAttatcaccaccagcaccaccagccgcaACAGCCGCAAGGGCTGCAGGCCTACGGCCGAGCCCCAGCGCACGTTCCGGGTACGTTGCCCAAGGCACCTGCAT CCCCGCACAAGTATCGGCCCGCCATTCAGCTGCTGGAGACGAGCGAAGATCAGCCGGGACCTTATGGGGCGGCCGACGGTGAGCAGTATCGCATCCAGTACAAGAGTATACAGCAATCCGGCACAGTGACGCCCGTTCCGAAGCCAGTTAGTTCTTTTTCCTTCGAAAAGGAACTCGCTAAACTGGTAGAGTCCAACCGGCCGCTCCCCTACCGCCAGCTCGCTCATCCGCACCACGAGGCTCAGCACGATGCGCAACGCTACGGACCGACACCCAGCCCGCAGTCCCACGAGTACACCTACGTGCAGGCCGGAGGTCCGGCCCACGACCACGGTGGCGCCCCACAGCAACCACTGAAACACGCGAAAGCGCAGTACGTGGCATCGTTTGCGCAAGGGCACCCAGGGCTGGCGGGGCCGAAAATTAGTCCAGCCCATCTGCAGGTCGGACCGCAGAAGTTTAGCGACATTCCGGCCCAGAAGTACCAGTTCATAGGCAATCCGGAGgcgcaccaccatccgcagcaccatcatcaggcCCCGGCGCACCAGGGACAGCAGTACTTTGCGGAGGTTTCGCCCAAGCAGCACCCGGGCACGCCGTCGCCCAAGATACAGTACTACGTGCCGAAGGAGAAGAACGTCCAGGTCTactaccaacagcagcagcagcagcagcagcaacagcaacagcaccaccaacatcagcagcagctgaaggaACAGCAGACGCTCGAGGAACACTCGCCCCAGCATCCGATGAAGATCGTCGAGGCCCCGCAGCTACAGCATGAGAAGCCCCAGAAGACGGTCCAATCGGTGCACCGGCCAAGACCGGCCGAGCAGCAACAGGTACAGCACCGGTATGCACCGCGCGAAAAGCAACAGGACCAGCCGAGCCCCGTCTCCAGCGATCCGCACGCGCCGTCACGCTCCACCATCTACGTGTCGCAGTCGACGGGAGTGAACCAGGCTACGGCCGCCGCGACGCCTGCTCCGGCGGCACACTACGGCGAGAAGCACCACAAGGTGCCGCCGAAGATTGACCGCCCGCTGACGCCGGAGGAGTTCCAGGCACTGGTTGACGCCGGGTACTCCGTCGTACCGGTTCCTGTGCCCGTTCCTGTGCCAATTTCTCAGTATCAGGCCCAGCAGGCAGCCCTGGCTGCCGGCGGTCACCCCGGGCAACGGGGAGGACCCCATCCGACGCCATCGTCCGGTGGCCGACAGGTGGCCCAGGCGTCCCGCTATCATCTGCACCAGTTGGCTGCGGCCGAAAACAATCCCAACCAGGTCGTAACCTATCTGCGTCCGCTGCACCTCGATCCCTTCTCGGCCGGGGTGCGTGGCCCGCATAAAGCGGCTCCCTAG